One genomic segment of Erysipelotrichaceae bacterium 66202529 includes these proteins:
- the atpC gene encoding ATP synthase F1 subunit epsilon, producing MIKIKIITPLGLYKEGEVGGVHVRTVEGETTILPNHMPIVAMLTTCKCSLMEGNEYKDYAIAGGLLQFADNEMRILADAIEGREEIDIERARRAKQRAEERLKKLDNRTSIKRAEVALAKAINRIRVYGG from the coding sequence ATGATCAAAATCAAGATCATTACGCCGCTGGGTCTTTATAAGGAAGGCGAGGTCGGCGGCGTGCATGTGCGGACGGTGGAAGGTGAAACGACCATTCTTCCCAACCACATGCCAATCGTTGCAATGCTGACAACATGCAAATGTTCTCTTATGGAAGGCAATGAATATAAGGATTATGCGATTGCCGGCGGACTGCTTCAGTTTGCGGACAATGAGATGCGTATTCTTGCGGATGCAATCGAAGGCCGTGAGGAAATTGATATTGAGCGTGCAAGACGCGCAAAGCAGCGCGCGGAGGAACGTTTGAAAAAGCTGGACAACCGTACCAGCATTAAGCGTGCTGAGGTGGCACTGGCAAAGGCAATCAACCGTATCAGGGTATATGGTGGATAA
- a CDS encoding PRD domain-containing protein, whose amino-acid sequence MSEQELYDYIYSVITKEYLENRIQKKEAFGITAKEVAEHFNTYRSTVSTILNAAVKDGLFIKIETRPVLFIPVAILQRELHFTPEKQVYTNEEIKEIFFRKDQDTSDSFSVMIGFDGSQSLQIKQAQSAILYPPKGLHTLITGESGTGKTLFAHTMYEYGRKIKGVSEKEYPFVEFNCADYYHNPQLLLSQLFGHIRGAFTGADQETEGLVEKANHGILFLDEIHRLPPEGQELLFYLMDTGQYRKMGEANTIRKADILIIGATTENPNDVLLKTFKRRIPLTINLPPLRERPLQEKLKIMEHLFSKEAIITQRTYIIDADIVKAITLYDFTENIGQLASEIKILCARSFLESKTKEFGEIKVPYVFLSDNIREAYKKYRKIGYTFTDNYENYNYDLVITPSNEISNVKEKVLNEEAYYSLIEEIRNYSKQGLTSDEVAIRISSAVSSYYDEILNSMYFKTINKDELYKIIEPRIVDFSLEVMKEIQNRLSVKITEQSILVLAFHLKFLIDRLRKIKLTETSSVPAKTGEAIVDDMIDKIESKFSLRLPTDEKKFFQLLIKNITSDIVTDNSSKAALYILAHGNTASSIAEVCNRLLHTDFVKAFDMPLTQDVNQSYQLFVEEIESLQLKKGVMILADMGSLLDFGHKLTRDTGIPTHTIPNVSTAIAWDFAHIMLNRNEHIDLTYNEYLIKNRFEPAFATSEKEPAIISACSSGRGTSIAFKNMIEEILKENSLGYIHVFALSNEELQKKQDAYQEIANNYNLVAVIGNVHMDVDVPFFHISELVTDDKKENFIKFLNKTGAGVHPVKNKRVDQNAEEAAGFLAQHVMYVNPLAVQKVSTEFLNSLFTDLNYDEKNRASTGFSLIIHIGFMIERIIANKTIIFDHKIPYLEKNKDIFQKIRTHIKSIEEAFEIEISDDEICYMMITLYPNTYDTAVA is encoded by the coding sequence ATGTCTGAGCAGGAATTATACGATTATATCTATTCTGTCATCACAAAAGAATATCTGGAAAACAGGATTCAGAAAAAAGAGGCTTTTGGAATAACCGCAAAGGAAGTCGCTGAACATTTTAACACGTACAGATCAACCGTCAGTACCATTTTAAACGCGGCGGTGAAGGACGGCTTGTTTATCAAAATAGAAACAAGACCGGTCTTATTCATACCCGTTGCTATCTTACAAAGGGAATTACATTTCACTCCAGAAAAACAGGTGTATACAAATGAGGAAATAAAAGAAATCTTTTTCAGAAAGGATCAGGATACATCGGATTCATTCTCTGTCATGATCGGCTTTGACGGCAGTCAGTCCCTGCAAATCAAACAGGCTCAATCTGCGATTCTATATCCGCCAAAGGGATTGCATACGCTGATCACCGGAGAAAGCGGTACAGGAAAAACACTGTTTGCACATACGATGTATGAGTATGGACGTAAAATCAAGGGAGTAAGTGAAAAGGAATATCCCTTTGTGGAGTTCAACTGTGCAGATTATTATCACAATCCGCAGCTGCTCTTATCACAGCTGTTCGGACATATCCGTGGAGCCTTCACCGGAGCTGATCAGGAAACAGAGGGACTTGTGGAAAAAGCAAATCACGGAATTCTGTTTCTGGATGAAATTCACCGGCTTCCTCCAGAAGGACAGGAGCTGCTGTTTTATCTCATGGATACCGGACAGTATCGGAAAATGGGGGAAGCAAACACCATACGAAAAGCTGATATTCTCATCATTGGTGCTACCACAGAAAATCCGAATGATGTACTGCTGAAAACCTTCAAGCGCAGGATTCCGCTCACCATCAATCTACCTCCGCTCAGAGAACGTCCTTTACAGGAAAAATTAAAAATCATGGAGCATCTCTTTTCCAAGGAGGCAATCATAACACAGCGAACCTATATTATCGATGCTGATATCGTTAAGGCTATTACGTTATATGACTTTACAGAAAATATAGGACAGCTTGCTTCTGAAATAAAAATTCTGTGTGCACGTTCCTTCCTGGAAAGTAAAACGAAGGAATTTGGTGAAATTAAGGTACCCTATGTGTTCCTTTCGGACAACATACGGGAGGCCTATAAAAAATACAGGAAAATCGGTTATACATTCACGGATAATTATGAAAATTACAACTACGATCTGGTAATCACGCCATCAAATGAAATCTCAAATGTCAAGGAAAAAGTGCTGAATGAGGAGGCGTATTACAGTCTGATTGAAGAAATACGCAATTATTCCAAGCAGGGTCTGACAAGTGATGAGGTCGCAATCCGTATTTCCTCTGCAGTGTCCTCTTATTATGATGAAATACTTAACAGTATGTATTTCAAAACCATAAATAAGGACGAGCTGTATAAGATTATTGAACCGCGTATCGTTGATTTCTCACTTGAGGTCATGAAGGAAATTCAAAACCGTTTATCTGTCAAAATCACGGAACAGAGCATCCTAGTCCTGGCATTTCATTTAAAGTTTCTCATTGACCGTCTGCGAAAGATAAAGCTTACGGAAACCAGCTCTGTCCCTGCGAAGACCGGGGAAGCAATCGTCGATGATATGATTGATAAAATCGAAAGCAAATTTTCGCTGCGGCTGCCAACTGATGAGAAAAAATTCTTTCAGCTGCTGATAAAAAATATTACAAGTGATATTGTAACCGATAATTCTTCAAAGGCTGCTCTTTATATTCTTGCGCACGGTAATACAGCCTCCAGTATCGCAGAGGTGTGCAACCGGCTGCTGCATACTGATTTTGTAAAAGCCTTCGACATGCCGCTGACACAGGATGTAAATCAGAGCTATCAGCTGTTTGTGGAGGAAATCGAAAGTCTGCAGCTTAAAAAGGGTGTTATGATCCTTGCGGATATGGGCTCCCTACTTGATTTTGGTCATAAGCTGACCAGGGATACCGGGATTCCCACTCACACGATTCCCAATGTATCCACAGCAATCGCATGGGATTTTGCACATATTATGCTTAACCGTAATGAGCATATTGATCTGACCTATAATGAATATCTGATTAAAAACCGTTTTGAACCGGCCTTTGCGACATCGGAAAAGGAGCCTGCCATCATTTCGGCCTGTTCCTCCGGACGGGGTACCAGCATTGCTTTTAAAAACATGATTGAAGAGATTTTGAAGGAAAATTCACTTGGTTATATACATGTTTTTGCTTTGAGTAATGAGGAGCTGCAAAAGAAGCAGGATGCATATCAGGAAATTGCAAACAATTATAACTTAGTTGCCGTGATAGGGAATGTGCATATGGATGTGGATGTCCCGTTCTTTCATATCTCTGAGCTGGTAACGGATGATAAAAAGGAGAATTTTATAAAATTTCTAAATAAGACCGGTGCCGGTGTTCATCCGGTCAAAAACAAAAGGGTCGATCAGAATGCAGAAGAAGCTGCCGGCTTCCTTGCCCAGCATGTCATGTATGTGAATCCGCTAGCTGTACAAAAGGTTTCTACAGAATTTTTAAACAGTCTCTTTACGGATTTGAATTACGATGAAAAAAACAGAGCTTCCACCGGCTTCTCACTCATTATTCATATCGGATTTATGATAGAGCGTATCATTGCGAATAAAACCATCATATTTGACCACAAGATTCCTTATCTGGAAAAGAATAAGGACATTTTCCAGAAAATACGAACGCATATCAAGTCGATTGAGGAAGCCTTTGAAATAGAAATCAGTGATGATGAAATCTGTTATATGATGATTACGCTGTATCCTAACACCTATGATACAGCAGTTGCGTAA
- a CDS encoding PTS sugar transporter subunit IIA: MEKYNIKDLLFEDLIQMELEAEDFEDAIRKIGEDAYQKGYVKKGFAEAVIKREKLYPTALPTEVMKVAIPHPIERDTVEKSAIIVTKLKNPVDFILMGSDNETVPVNITFTLAVNGAEHQLTILQKLVDMFSEKESMEKIKASSTPKEIITALVELLS, translated from the coding sequence ATGGAAAAATACAATATAAAGGATTTATTATTTGAAGATTTGATACAGATGGAGCTTGAAGCTGAGGACTTTGAGGATGCCATCAGAAAAATCGGGGAAGATGCATATCAAAAGGGGTATGTAAAGAAGGGCTTTGCGGAGGCAGTCATCAAAAGAGAAAAGCTATATCCGACAGCCCTTCCGACAGAGGTTATGAAGGTGGCGATTCCCCATCCTATTGAACGAGATACTGTGGAAAAATCAGCCATTATCGTCACAAAGCTGAAAAACCCGGTAGACTTTATTCTGATGGGCTCTGACAATGAAACAGTACCGGTAAATATTACCTTCACATTGGCAGTCAACGGCGCAGAGCATCAGCTTACCATTCTTCAAAAGCTGGTTGATATGTTTTCAGAAAAGGAGTCCATGGAAAAAATCAAGGCTTCCTCAACGCCTAAGGAAATCATCACTGCCCTGGTTGAGCTGCTGTCATAG
- a CDS encoding PTS galactitol transporter subunit IIB, with amino-acid sequence MKTIIVACGGGIATSATCATKINMALEERGLSNLAKAEAVDIKSLDNFIKTADVYVSITPMRGVVQNYDIPVISGIPLLTGMGKDACIDEIVKALK; translated from the coding sequence ATGAAAACTATTATCGTTGCTTGTGGAGGTGGTATCGCTACTTCAGCTACCTGCGCTACAAAAATCAATATGGCGCTGGAAGAACGCGGACTCAGCAATCTGGCAAAAGCAGAGGCTGTCGATATCAAATCACTGGATAATTTCATCAAAACGGCGGATGTATATGTATCCATCACCCCGATGCGCGGTGTGGTACAAAATTACGATATCCCTGTAATCAGCGGTATTCCGCTGCTGACAGGAATGGGTAAGGATGCTTGCATTGATGAAATCGTTAAGGCATTAAAGTAA
- a CDS encoding PTS galactitol transporter subunit IIC: protein MEMLASVFQGLLDLGAAVFLPIVLFIIGIIVGMKPGKAFSSALTLGVAFIGINLLIGYMGDTVGAAFTTIVEGSDSTLKYIDMGWAPALGLAWQWQYAFLMFPIQIAINVVMLLFGWTNCLNVDMWNVGNKVFTAFLVTCACNNVIIGFIVAVVQIIAELKNADYTKYQIMELTGVPSVGMPHCMFLSNIFFYPIANILDKIMPNTKPWNAQEIRNKIGIFGENHVLGFIMGTVIGLAAGQGSGALLLGVQAGTALTLFPMVSKLFMTALTPISDAASEWVKKKFPGRELIIGLDWPILAGNSEIWVAIILTIPVALIFSLVLPGNTALVLGNLMNVCVCAPLFLAMKGDILKMCIVSWIWCPILSYAASVMGPLLTSLANTAGTYNTDITWWGCDIAEIRFAIYEAASGNMIGILACVGVVVLGVLYFLKWAPAREKAAKERLESGQ, encoded by the coding sequence ATGGAAATGTTAGCTTCAGTATTCCAGGGTCTGCTAGACTTGGGCGCTGCCGTATTCTTACCAATCGTGTTATTCATTATTGGTATCATCGTTGGAATGAAACCGGGCAAGGCGTTCTCATCCGCATTGACCTTAGGTGTTGCATTTATCGGTATCAACCTGCTGATCGGGTATATGGGGGATACCGTTGGGGCTGCTTTTACAACTATCGTTGAGGGGTCAGATAGTACGTTAAAGTATATTGATATGGGATGGGCGCCTGCGCTGGGACTTGCCTGGCAATGGCAGTATGCATTCCTGATGTTCCCGATACAGATAGCAATCAATGTTGTCATGCTGCTGTTTGGATGGACAAACTGTCTGAACGTCGATATGTGGAATGTCGGAAATAAAGTATTTACAGCCTTCCTGGTAACCTGTGCTTGCAACAATGTCATCATCGGCTTTATCGTTGCGGTTGTTCAGATTATCGCAGAATTGAAAAACGCAGATTACACCAAGTATCAGATTATGGAGCTTACCGGTGTTCCATCCGTTGGTATGCCGCACTGTATGTTCCTGAGCAATATCTTCTTCTATCCGATTGCAAATATCCTGGATAAGATTATGCCAAATACCAAGCCATGGAATGCACAGGAAATCCGTAACAAAATCGGTATTTTCGGTGAAAATCATGTATTGGGCTTTATCATGGGTACGGTTATCGGTCTGGCAGCCGGACAGGGCTCCGGTGCACTGCTGCTTGGTGTGCAGGCCGGTACAGCACTGACTTTATTCCCAATGGTATCCAAGCTGTTTATGACAGCACTGACACCGATTTCCGATGCTGCCAGCGAATGGGTGAAAAAGAAATTCCCTGGACGTGAGCTGATTATCGGACTTGACTGGCCAATCCTAGCAGGTAACTCTGAAATCTGGGTCGCAATTATTCTGACAATTCCTGTTGCTTTGATTTTCTCTCTGGTATTGCCTGGAAATACTGCACTCGTTCTTGGAAATCTGATGAATGTATGCGTATGCGCACCGTTATTCCTTGCAATGAAGGGTGATATTCTGAAAATGTGTATCGTTTCCTGGATCTGGTGTCCAATTCTGAGCTATGCTGCATCTGTTATGGGACCACTGCTGACAAGTCTTGCAAATACAGCAGGAACCTACAATACGGATATCACATGGTGGGGCTGCGATATCGCAGAAATTCGTTTCGCAATCTATGAAGCGGCATCCGGCAATATGATTGGTATTCTTGCCTGTGTCGGTGTGGTCGTACTGGGTGTACTCTATTTCCTGAAATGGGCACCTGCAAGAGAAAAGGCCGCAAAGGAACGTCTGGAATCCGGTCAGTAA
- the dhaK gene encoding dihydroxyacetone kinase subunit DhaK: MKKIINDPNCVVDEMLKGIEISNPDVFYDREGVVIARKKKSDKVGLVSGGGSGHEPAHAGYVGYGMLDAAVSGNVFASPSPDRVLKGIQLADTGHGVLLIIKNYAGDIMNFEIAEELAGFEGITVDHVVVKDDVAVADSDEATGRRGIAGTVFVHKIAGAKAEQGAELSEVKRVAEKTIENVRSFGVSLSSCTIPAVGTPGFSIAEDQMEIGMGIHGEAGIEKTTLKASKEIAEIVVDKILADKDYGDSEVAVMINGLGATPLMELYILANDVNDVLTDRGLKPVKYYVGNYMTAIEMAGASCSILKLDDELKELLLSPSNTPALKEIGTWDFK, translated from the coding sequence ATGAAAAAGATAATAAATGATCCAAATTGTGTAGTGGATGAAATGCTGAAAGGGATTGAAATATCAAATCCGGATGTCTTTTATGACAGAGAGGGCGTTGTCATTGCACGGAAAAAGAAAAGTGACAAGGTAGGTCTTGTATCCGGAGGCGGCAGCGGTCATGAACCGGCACATGCCGGCTATGTCGGCTATGGGATGCTGGATGCCGCAGTGAGTGGAAATGTATTTGCTTCCCCTTCACCGGACCGTGTTTTAAAGGGTATCCAGCTTGCGGATACGGGACATGGTGTACTGCTGATTATTAAAAATTATGCCGGTGATATTATGAACTTTGAAATTGCAGAGGAGCTGGCAGGGTTTGAAGGTATCACAGTCGATCACGTTGTGGTAAAGGACGATGTTGCTGTTGCGGACAGTGATGAAGCAACCGGACGGCGTGGTATTGCCGGCACGGTATTCGTACACAAAATTGCCGGTGCGAAAGCAGAACAGGGAGCTGAGCTGTCGGAGGTAAAGCGTGTCGCTGAAAAAACAATAGAAAATGTCAGAAGCTTTGGTGTTTCTCTTTCCTCCTGTACGATTCCTGCTGTCGGTACTCCCGGCTTCAGCATTGCGGAAGACCAGATGGAGATCGGTATGGGAATTCACGGAGAAGCCGGAATTGAAAAGACCACATTGAAAGCCTCAAAGGAAATTGCAGAAATCGTTGTAGATAAAATCCTGGCAGATAAGGATTACGGTGACAGTGAGGTTGCAGTCATGATCAATGGACTAGGGGCTACACCTTTGATGGAATTATACATTCTGGCAAACGATGTGAATGATGTTTTAACGGATAGGGGATTAAAGCCGGTAAAGTATTATGTAGGAAATTATATGACGGCAATAGAAATGGCGGGGGCCTCCTGCAGTATTCTGAAGCTGGATGATGAGCTGAAGGAGCTGCTGCTGAGTCCAAGTAATACACCGGCATTAAAGGAGATCGGAACATGGGATTTCAAATAG
- the dhaL gene encoding dihydroxyacetone kinase subunit L, with amino-acid sequence MGFQIDTKDFIAYFEQTKKVIAGQREYVTELDSTTGDGDHWVNINMGFEKITALSQELETMDLAAMFKKVGMTMYSAVGGSSGALYGSGYMAASRYCTGKDYLDVHSLYEMYEAMLQEIMKRGKTEPGQKTMLDALSQALLAYKAALDAQADEKEVITSFIEGAKQGAESTRDMEAVKGRASYRTDKGVGHLDPGAVTMAMQLESMGTIILEKLK; translated from the coding sequence ATGGGATTTCAAATAGATACAAAGGATTTTATTGCATATTTTGAACAGACCAAAAAGGTGATTGCAGGACAGAGAGAATATGTAACGGAGCTGGATTCCACGACAGGGGATGGCGATCACTGGGTGAATATCAACATGGGCTTTGAAAAAATAACAGCCTTATCTCAGGAATTGGAAACCATGGATCTGGCTGCGATGTTTAAAAAGGTGGGTATGACCATGTATTCTGCCGTGGGAGGCTCCTCGGGAGCATTGTATGGCAGTGGATATATGGCAGCTTCCAGATACTGTACGGGAAAGGACTATCTGGATGTGCATTCTCTGTATGAGATGTATGAGGCTATGCTTCAGGAAATCATGAAGCGTGGAAAGACAGAGCCGGGTCAGAAAACGATGCTGGATGCTCTATCACAGGCATTGCTTGCCTATAAGGCAGCGCTGGATGCACAGGCTGATGAAAAGGAAGTTATCACAAGCTTTATAGAAGGTGCTAAACAGGGCGCTGAAAGCACAAGAGATATGGAAGCAGTTAAGGGCAGAGCAAGCTATCGGACAGATAAGGGTGTCGGGCATTTGGATCCCGGTGCTGTAACGATGGCTATGCAGCTGGAAAGTATGGGAACTATCATTTTGGAGAAATTAAAATAA
- a CDS encoding zinc-binding dehydrogenase, translating into MLMKKIQFYAPGDIRVEQAEVPTPGKGEIVIKNEVTLTCGTDVKTYKRGYRYEPPFGMGHEASGIVYAIGEGVTKFKVGDRVVAHNSASCGKCYYCKKGQESMCVDLIQNQFTNGAYAEYQLIPERIVNLNTFLIPEDMSYKQAALLEPLACALYGTEMTNFDLGDYVCVNGCGPIGLMFVRMCVLRGAHVIACDMTAERLALAKKLGAQEVINIKELNGKDQAQAVKDLTPDARGVDAAIEAAGLPEVWQIALRMARPGGEVLFFGGTKKGLEVPVDTTLVHYSQLTMKGVFHTTPQHVNAAFEMLKMGAIKAEDFVQNEYTIEDTEKAIVEHASGKVIKNCIVYK; encoded by the coding sequence ATGTTAATGAAGAAAATACAGTTTTATGCACCCGGAGATATCCGTGTAGAGCAGGCAGAGGTTCCGACACCAGGCAAGGGTGAAATCGTTATTAAAAATGAAGTGACACTGACGTGTGGTACGGATGTAAAGACATATAAGAGAGGCTATCGCTATGAACCGCCATTCGGTATGGGACATGAGGCGAGTGGTATTGTATATGCCATCGGTGAAGGTGTTACCAAATTTAAGGTAGGAGACCGTGTTGTTGCACATAACTCTGCTTCCTGCGGAAAGTGCTACTATTGTAAAAAGGGACAGGAGTCCATGTGTGTGGATCTGATTCAGAACCAGTTTACCAACGGAGCCTATGCGGAATATCAGCTGATTCCGGAACGAATTGTGAATCTGAATACCTTCCTGATTCCGGAGGATATGTCCTACAAGCAGGCTGCACTTCTGGAACCACTTGCTTGTGCCTTGTACGGTACGGAAATGACTAACTTCGATCTTGGTGATTATGTATGTGTAAACGGCTGCGGACCAATCGGATTGATGTTTGTTCGTATGTGCGTATTGCGTGGTGCACATGTCATCGCCTGTGATATGACAGCAGAACGACTGGCACTTGCAAAGAAGCTGGGTGCACAGGAAGTCATCAATATTAAAGAACTGAATGGAAAGGATCAGGCACAGGCTGTTAAGGATTTGACACCGGATGCCCGTGGTGTAGATGCTGCCATTGAAGCTGCAGGCTTACCTGAGGTTTGGCAGATTGCTCTGCGTATGGCTCGTCCTGGTGGAGAGGTATTGTTCTTCGGCGGAACGAAAAAAGGTCTGGAGGTACCGGTGGATACAACACTGGTTCACTATTCTCAGCTAACGATGAAGGGAGTATTCCATACAACGCCGCAGCATGTAAATGCAGCCTTTGAAATGCTGAAAATGGGCGCAATCAAAGCAGAGGATTTTGTGCAGAATGAATATACGATTGAGGATACGGAAAAGGCAATCGTAGAGCATGCCAGCGGTAAGGTTATCAAAAACTGTATCGTCTACAAATAA
- the rpoN gene encoding RNA polymerase factor sigma-54, producing the protein MKQQLEIIQSQKQKFSSRQVPSMEILSLSQHELETLVDKNLMENPFSDVEQNEGLIETREVDFDYKKVRKKQDDSLEFELADENQDDLSAYVMPQLYPYCKTKKDEEIFTVILESLDSRGFLVEAEDDICKYLNIKKSSLHEYVNILQHVEPKGLAAKDYQECILLQLKELAHSALAQTIVKTHLEAVSHGDLKKIARLEHTDIIQVKEALALIRTLNPIPANGFRVREKTIFLVPDVYIKKEDHGIVLEMNSGIQDKLKMNADTYELYKSNAFHGEAKAFLKQKLHDFKWLQYSVSRRALMLKKIITYLVEYQTAYFQTGDERNLKPLRLVDIAEQQDMHVSTISRAISNKFFQCEYGTFSFRFLIPRCYEKQGEVAASIDTIKNEIREIIKAEDRKHPYSDEKIHQLLEEDGFLVSRRSVTLYRKECCIPSSRNRKMIRE; encoded by the coding sequence ATGAAACAGCAACTTGAAATCATACAAAGCCAGAAACAGAAATTTTCATCCAGACAGGTACCCTCCATGGAGATTTTATCCCTTTCGCAGCATGAGCTGGAAACGCTGGTTGATAAGAATCTGATGGAAAATCCGTTTTCGGATGTGGAACAGAACGAGGGACTGATTGAGACCAGAGAGGTAGATTTCGATTATAAAAAGGTTCGCAAGAAACAGGATGATTCTTTGGAATTTGAGCTTGCCGATGAAAATCAGGATGATCTGAGCGCGTATGTGATGCCGCAGCTATATCCATATTGTAAAACAAAGAAGGATGAAGAAATATTTACGGTAATCTTGGAGTCTTTGGATTCCAGAGGTTTTCTGGTGGAAGCAGAAGACGATATATGCAAATATCTGAATATAAAAAAGAGCAGCCTGCATGAGTATGTGAATATACTGCAGCATGTTGAGCCAAAGGGACTTGCAGCGAAGGACTATCAGGAGTGCATTCTTCTGCAGCTTAAGGAGCTTGCGCATTCAGCGCTGGCACAGACGATCGTGAAAACACATCTTGAGGCTGTCAGTCACGGTGATTTGAAGAAAATCGCAAGACTGGAGCATACGGATATCATACAGGTAAAGGAAGCACTGGCACTGATTCGCACACTGAATCCAATACCTGCCAACGGCTTTCGGGTACGTGAAAAGACAATATTCCTCGTTCCTGATGTATATATCAAAAAGGAAGACCATGGAATTGTTCTGGAAATGAATTCCGGAATACAGGATAAATTGAAAATGAATGCGGATACTTATGAGCTTTATAAATCCAATGCATTCCATGGGGAAGCAAAAGCCTTTTTGAAGCAGAAGCTGCATGATTTCAAATGGCTGCAATACAGTGTTTCCAGAAGGGCGCTGATGTTAAAGAAAATTATCACGTATCTTGTGGAATATCAGACTGCATATTTTCAGACAGGTGATGAGCGGAATCTGAAGCCGTTGCGTCTGGTTGATATCGCAGAACAGCAGGATATGCATGTTTCCACTATCAGTCGCGCAATTTCCAATAAATTCTTTCAATGTGAATACGGCACCTTCTCCTTTCGCTTTCTCATACCGCGATGCTATGAGAAGCAGGGAGAGGTTGCGGCTTCCATTGATACGATTAAAAACGAAATCAGGGAAATTATAAAGGCTGAGGATCGCAAGCATCCGTATTCCGATGAAAAAATACATCAGCTGCTGGAGGAGGACGGCTTCCTTGTATCCAGAAGAAGTGTTACTTTATATCGTAAGGAATGCTGTATACCATCCTCCAGAAATCGAAAGATGATCCGTGAATAG
- the rhaD gene encoding rhamnulose-1-phosphate aldolase, with amino-acid sequence MNILDVEFVEELVDACQYFWEAGWGEYHAGNISYLLSDAEVNQLKGYMQVLASVEVAFDTAGLEGKSFIVTKSGACFRTMKKKYERDLGIIRFKENGYDILWGLDQGRGRPTSELPAHVLCHRARLADDAHNKIVMHCHPTYLNAMTMIHELDEESFTQTLWKMNSECALVFPEGLAVLPWMKCGEGPIGPATAEKMKDKRVVVWPFHGIFSSGNSISDAIGLIEAIDKNAHVYVLVKSNMIHGMTNENVRELKDHFGLA; translated from the coding sequence ATGAATATTTTAGATGTTGAGTTTGTTGAAGAGCTCGTCGATGCATGCCAGTATTTTTGGGAAGCAGGCTGGGGAGAGTATCATGCAGGTAACATCAGCTATTTACTTTCGGATGCGGAAGTGAATCAGCTGAAAGGCTATATGCAGGTACTCGCCTCTGTAGAGGTTGCTTTTGATACGGCGGGATTGGAAGGAAAGTCGTTTATTGTAACAAAATCCGGAGCGTGCTTTCGCACGATGAAGAAAAAATATGAGCGTGATCTGGGAATTATACGGTTTAAGGAAAACGGTTATGATATTTTATGGGGGCTTGATCAGGGGCGAGGTCGTCCGACGAGTGAGCTGCCTGCGCATGTTCTGTGCCATAGGGCAAGACTTGCGGATGATGCGCATAACAAGATTGTCATGCACTGTCATCCAACCTATCTGAATGCAATGACGATGATTCATGAGCTGGATGAGGAAAGCTTTACGCAGACTCTGTGGAAAATGAATTCCGAGTGTGCTCTGGTGTTTCCAGAAGGGCTGGCCGTTCTGCCGTGGATGAAGTGCGGAGAAGGTCCAATCGGACCTGCAACAGCAGAGAAAATGAAGGATAAGCGAGTCGTTGTTTGGCCGTTTCACGGTATTTTCTCAAGCGGTAACTCCATTTCGGATGCTATTGGACTGATTGAGGCTATTGATAAAAATGCACATGTTTATGTTCTTGTTAAATCTAATATGATACATGGAATGACAAATGAAAACGTGCGGGAATTAAAGGATCACTTCGGACTTGCATAA